In one window of Mytilus trossulus isolate FHL-02 chromosome 7, PNRI_Mtr1.1.1.hap1, whole genome shotgun sequence DNA:
- the LOC134725194 gene encoding uncharacterized protein LOC134725194, which yields MYMIAMPEKMNYLLLLIYSVLGLCYCHSQQSKVFLSHFTDSGNSSTIANSSEGIPCSRYQELRPYEDRNALDEECIISFTPSSKQYFTYKVMKYKFKFVPIHLRFLNLSSQTEIHYTRCVIQPMDWIWTFRGVEGNYGGRQYLTWPPEYGTLSIGMLKAHTSIPLHMNLTVQGKCDLVIGAKNTTMRLAMAFDNFTNDLALTKDEYNYSYWCYKERIFVENYFLYQLCLHVICPIETIGYRCCKHTYDVNIHGFTIRCPGHFYVFDGVWWVCPFVIGFILYLYFALMLFSLLSVLYKHLPLITGNSSKNFQQIPSTRKQQYKNMSGNIYKNSKEKENWIHHNPVTLFSICVMPLRKCCRLYPVLTSRVLRFIIAALSVSIIFIKVFVHFQYDRAFIIESVKQGAPMNFLSMIAGYQLSKHNFLILLGGPYVALGAYLLCFVVLVCSPKCFSDFLQVGLPEKTNKPRFVVTIDLKLREFFGSRRILTFREDGYAKIQKTMLANIFSLLNPRFWKYAISLQVGRFKHIAEKLIGDNIVLNCLKVIAFVFPYLAFCFFELLFTLMCYGFPTVFAIGLVYRAYSRNVYDWLKNKKIGYSAMFVVLPVCIVLLTFTVYMFSIIFIDSFIFLARVAIFTYTGLFANPSYTEGYLIFSITVTMYLYDSTNSINETYEQLFNQTKKVCKRLNCQLEEDCSIILHIKDIEGARIPLELYMFVVDAQKPKRVEILKSFLKITTIFLCLYISVGILTRFDGFQQLSVVTQTATTTFVCLVPKIFTRMCTLNERREILQMRSKIHKHVEHFLLCKGVECGGIKPKSGTENMTIDSDVENSLS from the coding sequence ATGTATATGATCGCAATGCCAGAGAAAATGAACTATTTGTTATTGTTGATATATTCTGTGCTAGGATTGTGCTACTGTCACTCTCAACAATCGAAAGTTTTTCTGTCACATTTTACCGATTCTGGAAATTCGTCGACCATTGCCAATTCTTCTGAAGGCATACCATGCAGTCGTTACCAGGAATTAAGACCGTATGAAGACAGAAATGCTTTGGATGAAGAATGCATCATTTCTTTTACACCAAGTAGTAAACAATACTTTACCTATAaagttatgaaatataaattcaagTTTGTGCCAATCCATCTAAGGTTTCTGAACTTGTCATCGCAGACGGAAATTCATTATACCAGGTGTGTGATACAACCCATGGATTGGATTTGGACATTTCGTGGAGTTGAGGGGAACTACGGTGGGCGGCAGTATCTAACCTGGCCACCAGAATATGGAACGCTCTCAATTGGCATGTTGAAAGCACACACTTCAATACCACTTCACATGAACCTAACCGTCCAAGGTAAATGTGATTTAGTAATTGGTGCCAAAAATACAACAATGCGCCTGGCAATGGCTTTTGATAATTTTACCAATGATCTTGCATTGACTAaagatgaatataattatagttaCTGGTGTTATAAAGAAAGAATATTCGTCgaaaattactttttatatcAGCTCTGCCTTCATGTCATTTGTCCAATAGAGACGATTGGTTATAGATGCTGCAAACATACGTATGACGTTAACATACATGGATTTACTATCCGCTGTCCTGGACATTTCTATGTGTTTGATGGCGTATGGTGGGTGTGCCCATTTGTAATCGGcttcatattgtatttatacTTTGCGTTAATGCTATTTTCTCTTCTTTCTGTGTTGTACAAACACCTACCGTTGATAACTGGGAATAGTAGCAAAAACTTTCAACAAATTCCAAGTACACGtaaacaacaatataaaaatatgtcaggaaacatttacaaaaattcaaaagaaaaggaaaattgGATTCACCATAATCCAGTTACTCTGTTTTCAATTTGTGTCATGCCGCTAAGAAAGTGTTGTCGTCTTTATCCGGTTCTGACATCTCGAGTACTGCGTTTTATTATCGCTGCTTTGAGTGTTTcgattatatttataaaagtgtTTGTTCATTTTCAATACGACCGCGCATTCATAATAGAAAGTGTTAAACAGGGAGCGCCTATGAATTTTCTATCAATGATAGCTGGTTACCAACTGAGCAAACATAACTTTCTCATACTTCTCGGCGGTCCGTATGTTGCACTTGGAGCATATTTgctgtgttttgttgttttggtCTGCTCTCCGAAATGCTTCTCAGACTTTCTTCAAGTGGGTTTAccagagaaaacaaataaaccCAGATTTGTTGTGACAATCGATTTAAAACTACGAGAGTTTTTTGGTTCACGCAGGATTCTGACTTTTCGAGAAGACGGGTACGCAAAGATTCAGAAAACTATGCTTGCAAACATATTTTCACTTCTCAATCCGAGGTTTTGGAAATACGCAATTTCACTTCAAGTTGGCCGATTCAAACATATTGCGGAAAAATTAATTGGAGACAATATAGTTCTTAATTGTCTCAAAGTGATAGCTTTCGTTTTTCCTTATCTTGCTTTTTGCTTCTTCGAATTGCTATTTACATTAATGTGTTATGGCTTTCCAACTGTTTTTGCTATTGGACTAGTCTATCGAGCTTATTCCAGGAACGtttatgattggttaaaaaacaaaaagataggGTACTCTGCTATGTTTGTTGTTTTACCTGTTTGTATTGTTCTGTTaacttttactgtttatatGTTTTcgattatttttattgatagcTTCATTTTCTTGGCGAGAGTTGCAATATTTACATATACGGGTCTTTTCGCAAATCCAAGTTACACAGAAGGATATCTTATCTTTTCTATTACTGTAACAATGTACTTGTACGATAGCACCAATTCCATAAATGAAACGTACGAACAACTCTTCAACCAGACAAAGAAAGTGTGTAAACGATTAAACTGTCAACTTGAAGAGGATTGCTCAATTATACTCCACATAAAGGACATTGAAGGAGCGAGAATACCGCTGGAGTTATACATGTTCGTAGTTGACGCTCAAAAACCAAAAAgagttgaaattttgaaatcgtTTCTTAAAATAACTACCATATTCTTATGTTTGTACATTTCGGTTGGCATTTTAACGCGATTTGATGGATTTCAGCAGCTTTCTGTAGTAACGCAAACTGCAACCACAACTTTTGTATGCCTCGTTCCGAAAATATTTACAAGGATGTGTACTTTAAATGAAAGACGTGAAATTCTGCAAATGAGaagtaaaattcataaacatgttGAACATTTTCTGTTATGCAAAGGAGTCGAGTGTGGTGGAATAAAACCAAAGAGTGGGACTGAAAACATGACTATAGATTCAGATGTTGAAAATAGCTTGTCCTGa